In Serratia sp. FDAARGOS_506, a genomic segment contains:
- the ychF gene encoding redox-regulated ATPase YchF — MGFKCGIVGLPNVGKSTLFNALTKAGIEAANFPFCTIEPNTGVVPMPDPRLDKLAEIVKPQRILPTTMEFVDIAGLVKGASKGEGLGNQFLTNIRETEAIGHVVRCFENDNIIHVNNKVDPAEDIDVINTELALSDLDTCERAIHRVQKKAKGGDKDAKAELAALEKCLPHLENAGMLRALDLTAEDKAAIKYLSFLTLKPTMYIANVNEDGFENNPYLDTVRKIADAEGSVVVAVCAAVESDIAELEDEERDEFMAELGLEEPGLNRVIRAGYELLNLQTYFTAGVKEVRAWTIPVGATAPQAAGKIHTDFEKGFIRAQTISYDDFITYKGEQGAKEAGKMRSEGKDYIVKDGDVMNFLFNV, encoded by the coding sequence ATGGGATTCAAATGCGGTATCGTCGGCCTGCCTAACGTAGGCAAATCCACCCTGTTCAACGCGTTGACCAAAGCGGGCATCGAAGCAGCCAACTTCCCGTTCTGCACCATTGAACCGAACACCGGTGTGGTGCCAATGCCCGATCCGCGTCTGGATAAGCTGGCCGAGATCGTCAAGCCGCAGCGCATTCTGCCGACCACCATGGAATTCGTCGACATCGCCGGCCTGGTGAAAGGCGCTTCCAAGGGTGAAGGCCTGGGCAACCAGTTCCTGACCAACATCCGCGAAACCGAAGCCATCGGCCACGTGGTGCGCTGCTTCGAGAACGACAACATCATTCACGTCAACAACAAGGTCGATCCGGCCGAAGATATCGACGTCATCAACACCGAGCTGGCGCTGTCTGATCTGGACACCTGCGAGCGCGCTATCCACCGCGTGCAGAAGAAAGCCAAAGGCGGCGACAAAGACGCCAAAGCCGAGCTGGCAGCGCTGGAGAAATGCCTGCCGCACCTGGAAAACGCCGGCATGCTGCGCGCGCTGGATCTGACCGCAGAAGACAAAGCGGCGATCAAATACCTGAGCTTCCTGACGCTGAAGCCGACCATGTACATCGCCAACGTCAACGAAGACGGCTTCGAGAACAACCCGTACCTGGACACCGTGCGTAAAATCGCCGACGCCGAAGGCTCCGTAGTGGTTGCGGTGTGCGCCGCCGTGGAGTCCGACATCGCCGAGCTGGAAGACGAAGAGCGCGACGAGTTCATGGCTGAACTGGGCCTGGAAGAGCCGGGGCTGAACCGCGTGATCCGCGCCGGTTACGAGCTGCTGAACCTGCAGACCTACTTCACCGCCGGCGTGAAAGAAGTGCGCGCCTGGACCATCCCGGTCGGTGCCACCGCCCCGCAGGCGGCCGGCAAGATCCACACCGACTTCGAGAAAGGCTTTATCCGCGCGCAAACCATCTCTTATGACGACTTCATCACCTACAAGGGTGAACAAGGCGCCAAAGAAGCCGGCAAAATGCGTTCCGAAGGTAAAGACTACATCGTCAAAGACGGCGACGTGATGAACTTCTTGTTCAACGTCTAA
- a CDS encoding SulP family inorganic anion transporter has protein sequence MFNLSNFRIADVKNEVLAGFVVAVSMIPEAVGFSLVAGLSPIVGLHTAFIIGLVTALFGGKPGMVSGAAGSIVVVLMSLAAQYGMGYVLWATLFAGGIQLLIGVFRLGKFIRLVPLPAIHGFVNGLAIVIMLAQLKMIAGQGPLMYGLVALAIAVVVLFPRLTKAIPSSLAALLVVSALAIGLNLHTLRVGDLADISGALPHFSLPTAPFTLEMVRVVLPYAVVIALVGLIESLLTMTVLDEMGGKKGNGNRESIAQGAGNAVCGLFGCFAGCAMIGQSIINFTSGGRGRISGTVGAILLILFVVSLSRYIGLLPVAALAGVMLVVCYNTFEWSSLRRLRRMPKADALVMVVVTLITIFTDLAVAVISGVIISALVFAWQQARIRVRQRQVTGEVAVYQLDGPLFFGSAAAFAELFDPQSDPQNVVLDFAGTRVMDSSGVEAIDKLTARYLAAGKSIRLRHLSGDCVRLLKRAGPFCSHELDDPQYYVAEEGFTADDRSVGEETFNPRG, from the coding sequence ATGTTTAACCTGAGTAACTTCAGGATCGCGGACGTTAAAAATGAAGTCCTGGCGGGCTTTGTGGTGGCGGTTTCGATGATCCCCGAGGCGGTCGGCTTTTCGCTGGTCGCCGGTCTTTCGCCGATCGTCGGTTTGCATACCGCGTTTATTATCGGCCTGGTCACGGCGCTGTTCGGCGGTAAGCCGGGCATGGTTTCCGGCGCCGCAGGTTCCATCGTGGTGGTGCTGATGAGTCTGGCGGCGCAGTACGGCATGGGCTACGTGTTGTGGGCCACGCTGTTTGCCGGGGGGATCCAACTCCTGATCGGCGTCTTCCGGCTGGGCAAATTCATTCGTCTGGTGCCGCTGCCGGCGATCCATGGCTTCGTCAACGGTCTGGCGATCGTCATCATGCTGGCGCAGCTGAAGATGATCGCCGGGCAGGGACCGCTGATGTACGGCTTGGTAGCGCTGGCGATTGCGGTGGTGGTGCTGTTCCCGCGCCTGACCAAAGCCATTCCGTCTTCGCTGGCGGCGCTGCTGGTGGTCTCGGCGTTGGCGATCGGCCTCAATCTGCACACGCTGCGGGTAGGCGATTTGGCGGATATTTCCGGCGCGCTGCCGCATTTTAGCCTGCCGACGGCGCCGTTTACCCTGGAGATGGTGCGGGTGGTGTTGCCCTATGCGGTGGTGATCGCCTTGGTCGGCTTGATTGAATCGCTGCTGACCATGACGGTGCTGGATGAAATGGGCGGCAAGAAGGGTAACGGTAATCGCGAAAGCATCGCGCAGGGCGCCGGTAACGCGGTATGCGGCCTGTTCGGCTGTTTCGCCGGCTGCGCGATGATCGGCCAGTCGATCATCAACTTCACCTCGGGCGGACGCGGGCGCATCTCCGGCACGGTGGGCGCCATCCTGCTGATTCTGTTCGTGGTCAGCCTGTCGCGCTATATCGGCCTGCTGCCGGTGGCGGCGTTGGCTGGGGTGATGCTGGTGGTGTGTTACAACACCTTCGAGTGGAGCTCGCTGCGCCGTTTGCGCCGCATGCCGAAGGCGGACGCACTGGTGATGGTCGTGGTCACGCTGATCACTATCTTTACCGATCTGGCGGTGGCGGTGATCAGTGGGGTCATTATCTCGGCGCTGGTGTTCGCCTGGCAGCAGGCGCGTATCCGCGTGCGCCAGCGCCAGGTGACGGGCGAGGTGGCGGTGTATCAGCTCGATGGCCCGCTGTTCTTCGGCTCAGCCGCCGCTTTCGCCGAGCTGTTCGACCCGCAGAGCGATCCGCAGAACGTGGTGCTGGACTTTGCCGGCACCCGGGTGATGGATTCCAGCGGCGTAGAGGCTATAGATAAGCTGACGGCACGTTACCTGGCGGCGGGAAAAAGCATTCGGCTGCGCCACCTGAGCGGCGACTGCGTGCGTTTGCTTAAGCGCGCCGGGCCGTTCTGCAGCCATGAGCTGGACGATCCGCAGTATTACGTGGCGGAAGAGGGGTTCACCGCCGATGATCGCAGCGTGGGCGAAGAAACCTTCAACCCGCGCGGCTAA
- the pth gene encoding aminoacyl-tRNA hydrolase, whose translation MSSIKLIVGLANPGAEYAQTRHNAGAWYVDLLAQRHNQQLKEESKFFGYTARLNLVGNDVRLLVPTTFMNLSGKAVLAMANFYRIEPNEILVAHDELDLPPGVAKIKLGGGNGGHNGLKDIQNKFGNNPNFYRLRIGIGHPGDKNKVVGFVLGKPPASEQKMIDEAIDESLRCTEMLMKDGLEKTVQRLHSFKAQA comes from the coding sequence GTGAGCAGTATTAAATTGATAGTCGGCTTGGCCAACCCGGGTGCGGAATACGCCCAGACACGCCACAACGCCGGCGCCTGGTACGTCGACCTGCTGGCCCAGCGCCACAATCAACAGTTGAAAGAAGAGAGCAAATTCTTCGGCTACACCGCCCGTTTGAACCTGGTAGGTAACGATGTGCGCCTGCTGGTGCCGACCACCTTCATGAACCTGAGCGGTAAAGCGGTGCTGGCGATGGCCAACTTCTACCGCATCGAACCGAACGAGATCCTGGTAGCGCACGACGAGCTGGATCTGCCGCCAGGCGTGGCCAAAATCAAGCTCGGCGGCGGCAACGGCGGCCATAATGGCCTGAAAGACATCCAGAACAAGTTCGGCAACAATCCGAACTTCTACCGTCTGCGCATCGGCATCGGCCATCCGGGTGACAAGAACAAGGTGGTAGGCTTCGTGCTCGGCAAACCACCGGCCAGCGAGCAGAAGATGATTGACGAAGCGATCGACGAGTCGCTGCGCTGCACCGAGATGCTGATGAAGGACGGGCTGGAAAAAACCGTTCAGCGCCTGCACAGCTTCAAGGCACAGGCCTGA
- the ychH gene encoding stress-induced protein YchH, translated as MKRRSADRVGNFFMGLGLVVMIGGVGYSIIAEVSQFNLPQFFAHGAIMSIFVGALLWLVGARIGGREQVADRYWWVKHFDKRCRNDQHRSSH; from the coding sequence ATGAAACGTAGAAGCGCGGACAGAGTGGGCAACTTTTTTATGGGGCTGGGCCTGGTCGTGATGATCGGTGGCGTCGGATACTCCATTATTGCTGAAGTATCACAGTTTAATTTACCGCAGTTTTTCGCCCACGGCGCCATCATGAGTATCTTCGTTGGCGCGCTGTTGTGGCTGGTGGGCGCACGTATCGGCGGCCGCGAGCAGGTGGCTGATCGCTACTGGTGGGTAAAACACTTTGATAAACGGTGCCGCAACGACCAACATCGTTCGTCGCATTGA
- the prs gene encoding ribose-phosphate diphosphokinase — protein MPDMKLFAGNATPELAQRIANRLYTSLGDAAVGRFSDGEVSVQINENVRGGDIFIIQSTCAPTNDNLMELVVMVDALRRASAGRITAVIPYFGYARQDRRVRSARVPITAKVVADFLSSVGVDRVLTVDLHAEQIQGFFDVPVDNVFGSPILLEDMLQQNLENPIVVSPDIGGVVRARAIAKLLNDTDMAIIDKRRPRANVSQVMHIIGDVAGRDCVLVDDMIDTGGTLCKAAEALKERGAKRVFAYATHPIFSGNAVDNIKNSVIDEVIVCDTIPLSPEIKALKNVRTLTLSGMLAEAIRRISNEESISAMFEH, from the coding sequence GTGCCTGATATGAAGCTTTTTGCTGGTAACGCCACCCCGGAACTAGCACAACGTATTGCCAACCGTTTGTACACCAGCCTTGGTGACGCCGCTGTAGGTCGTTTTAGCGACGGCGAAGTGAGCGTGCAAATCAACGAAAATGTACGCGGCGGTGATATTTTCATCATCCAGTCCACCTGTGCCCCGACCAACGACAACCTGATGGAACTGGTTGTGATGGTCGACGCCCTGCGTCGCGCCTCCGCAGGTCGTATTACCGCCGTTATCCCTTACTTCGGCTATGCCCGCCAGGATCGCCGCGTGCGTTCCGCGCGTGTGCCAATCACCGCCAAGGTGGTTGCCGATTTCCTCTCCAGCGTAGGGGTTGACCGCGTTCTGACGGTGGATCTGCATGCTGAGCAGATTCAAGGCTTCTTCGACGTACCGGTAGACAACGTGTTCGGCAGCCCGATCCTGCTTGAAGACATGCTGCAGCAGAACCTGGAAAACCCGATCGTGGTTTCTCCGGACATCGGCGGCGTAGTGCGTGCCCGTGCTATCGCTAAACTGCTGAATGACACCGACATGGCCATCATTGACAAACGCCGTCCACGTGCGAACGTTTCTCAAGTGATGCACATCATCGGTGACGTGGCAGGCCGTGACTGCGTGCTGGTCGACGACATGATCGACACCGGCGGTACCTTGTGTAAAGCGGCTGAAGCGTTGAAAGAACGCGGTGCCAAGCGCGTATTCGCCTACGCGACGCACCCGATCTTCTCCGGCAACGCCGTGGACAACATCAAGAACTCGGTGATTGATGAAGTGATCGTCTGCGACACCATTCCGCTGTCGCCGGAAATCAAGGCACTGAAAAACGTTCGTACTCTGACCCTGTCCGGCATGCTGGCTGAAGCCATCCGCCGCATCAGCAACGAAGAGTCGATCTCTGCGATGTTCGAGCATTGA
- the ispE gene encoding 4-(cytidine 5'-diphospho)-2-C-methyl-D-erythritol kinase, translating into MIRQWPSPAKLNLFLYITGRREDGYHLLQTLFQFLDYGDTLTIDPRQDDRINLLTPVDGVPDEQNLIVRAARLLQRYCDERGLQTAPRGADISIDKRLPMGGGLGGGSSNAATVLVALNELWRCHLSDDQLAALGLSLGADVPVFVRGHAAFAEGIGERLQPAEPQEKWYLVAHPGVGIPTPLIFGDPELKRDTPVRSLSELLQAPYANDCEPIARKRFREVEQLLSWLLEYAPSRLTGTGACVFAEFDTEIAARQVLNQAPEWLRGFVARGVNVSPLHRIRSGRFES; encoded by the coding sequence ATGATCCGCCAGTGGCCCTCACCCGCGAAACTCAATCTGTTTTTGTACATCACCGGCCGTCGTGAAGACGGCTATCACCTGCTGCAGACGCTGTTCCAGTTTTTGGACTACGGCGACACCCTGACCATTGACCCGCGCCAGGACGATCGCATTAATCTGCTGACGCCGGTCGATGGCGTACCGGACGAACAGAACCTGATCGTGCGCGCCGCCCGCTTGCTGCAGCGCTATTGCGATGAACGCGGCCTGCAAACAGCACCGCGCGGCGCCGACATCAGCATCGACAAGCGCCTGCCGATGGGCGGCGGCTTGGGCGGCGGCTCCTCCAACGCCGCCACCGTGCTGGTGGCGTTGAACGAACTGTGGCGCTGCCACCTCAGCGACGATCAACTGGCAGCGCTGGGGCTCAGCCTCGGCGCCGACGTGCCGGTGTTCGTGCGCGGCCACGCCGCCTTCGCCGAAGGCATCGGCGAGCGTCTACAGCCGGCCGAGCCGCAGGAAAAGTGGTATCTGGTGGCGCATCCCGGCGTCGGCATCCCGACACCGCTGATCTTCGGCGACCCCGAATTGAAAAGAGACACCCCGGTTCGCTCCTTAAGTGAGCTGTTGCAGGCGCCGTACGCAAATGATTGCGAACCGATCGCAAGAAAACGTTTTCGCGAGGTTGAACAGCTTCTTTCATGGCTGTTAGAATACGCCCCGTCACGCCTGACTGGCACAGGTGCTTGTGTGTTTGCTGAATTCGACACAGAAATCGCTGCCCGTCAGGTGTTAAATCAAGCCCCGGAGTGGTTGCGTGGTTTTGTAGCGCGCGGCGTTAACGTCTCCCCACTACATCGCATTCGTTCCGGGCGGTTTGAGTCGTAG
- the lolB gene encoding lipoprotein insertase outer membrane protein LolB yields the protein MPIRKVSLLRLIPLASLVLAACTTTKPTGPATSPTSPQWRAHEQAVQQLSTYQTRGSFAYLSDQKKVYARFFWQQFSPERYRLLLTNPLGSTEMDLNVQKNVVQLTDNQGKRYVSDNPEEMIRKLTGMAIPLNNLRQWMVGLPGEANDFALDDQYRLSKLTYQQDGQTWKVDYQGYSNEVQPTLPNRLELQQGDQRIKLKMDNWTLK from the coding sequence ATGCCAATACGCAAAGTTAGTTTGCTTCGTCTGATCCCGCTGGCCAGTCTGGTACTGGCCGCCTGTACCACCACCAAGCCGACCGGCCCGGCCACCAGCCCGACTTCACCGCAGTGGCGCGCCCATGAGCAGGCGGTGCAGCAGCTCAGCACCTATCAGACCCGCGGCTCCTTCGCTTACTTGTCTGATCAGAAAAAAGTCTACGCCCGCTTCTTCTGGCAGCAGTTCTCGCCGGAACGTTATCGCCTGCTGTTAACCAACCCGCTGGGCAGCACGGAAATGGATCTCAACGTGCAGAAAAACGTGGTGCAGTTGACCGACAACCAGGGCAAACGCTACGTCAGCGACAACCCGGAAGAGATGATCCGCAAGCTGACCGGCATGGCAATCCCGCTGAACAACCTGCGTCAGTGGATGGTCGGCCTGCCGGGCGAAGCCAACGATTTTGCGCTGGATGACCAATATCGCCTGAGCAAACTGACCTACCAGCAAGACGGGCAGACCTGGAAAGTGGATTATCAGGGCTACAGCAACGAGGTGCAGCCGACGCTGCCGAACCGCCTGGAGCTGCAGCAGGGCGACCAGCGCATCAAGCTGAAAATGGATAACTGGACGCTCAAATGA
- the hemA gene encoding glutamyl-tRNA reductase has translation MTLLALGINHKTAPVSLRERVTFSPESIDEALTSLLQQPLVQGGVVLSTCNRTELYLSVEQQEHMHEQLVAWLCAYHNLRPEEVKKSLYWHQGNDAVSHLMRVASGLDSLVLGEPQILGQVKKAFAESQRGQSLSGELERLFQKSFSVAKRVRTETEIGASAVSVAFAACTLARQIFESLADLNVLLVGAGETIELVARHLREHKVRHMIIANRTRERAQLLADEVGAEVITLPEIDERLADADIIISSTASPLPIIGKGMVERALKARRNQPMLLVDIAVPRDIEPEVGKLANAYLYSVDDLHAIIQSNLAQRKAAAVQAESIVQQESTNFMAWLRSQGAVETIRDYRSQADQIRAEMEAKALAAIAQGANVEQVIHELAHKLTNRLIHAPTKSLQQAAGDGDVERLQLLRDSLGLDQH, from the coding sequence ATGACCCTGCTGGCGTTAGGTATAAATCACAAAACCGCTCCGGTTTCTCTGCGTGAAAGGGTGACCTTCTCGCCAGAGTCCATCGATGAGGCGCTGACCAGCTTGCTCCAACAACCGTTGGTGCAGGGCGGCGTCGTGTTGTCCACCTGCAACCGCACCGAGTTGTATCTCAGCGTAGAACAGCAGGAACACATGCACGAGCAACTGGTTGCCTGGCTGTGCGCCTACCACAACCTGCGGCCGGAAGAGGTGAAGAAAAGCCTGTACTGGCATCAAGGCAACGACGCGGTCAGCCATCTGATGCGGGTGGCCAGCGGCTTGGACTCGCTGGTGTTGGGTGAACCGCAGATCCTTGGGCAGGTCAAAAAGGCCTTCGCCGAGTCGCAACGCGGCCAGTCGCTGTCCGGCGAGCTGGAGCGTCTGTTCCAAAAATCCTTCTCCGTCGCCAAGCGCGTGCGTACCGAAACCGAAATCGGCGCCAGCGCGGTCTCCGTGGCGTTCGCCGCCTGTACCCTGGCGCGACAGATTTTTGAATCGTTGGCCGATCTCAACGTATTGCTGGTGGGCGCCGGCGAAACCATCGAGCTGGTGGCGCGCCACCTGCGCGAACACAAAGTGCGACACATGATCATCGCCAACCGCACCCGCGAGCGCGCGCAGCTGCTGGCGGACGAGGTCGGCGCGGAGGTCATCACCCTGCCGGAGATCGACGAACGCCTGGCGGACGCCGACATCATCATCAGTTCTACCGCCAGCCCGCTGCCCATCATCGGCAAGGGGATGGTGGAGCGCGCGCTGAAGGCGCGCCGCAACCAGCCGATGCTGCTGGTGGATATCGCCGTACCGCGCGATATCGAACCGGAAGTCGGCAAACTGGCCAACGCTTATCTGTACAGCGTGGACGATCTGCACGCCATCATTCAAAGCAACCTGGCGCAGCGCAAAGCGGCGGCGGTGCAGGCGGAGTCGATCGTGCAGCAGGAAAGCACCAACTTCATGGCTTGGCTGCGCTCGCAGGGCGCGGTCGAAACCATCCGCGACTACCGTTCGCAGGCCGATCAAATTCGCGCAGAGATGGAGGCCAAAGCGCTGGCCGCCATCGCGCAGGGCGCCAACGTGGAGCAGGTTATTCACGAGCTGGCCCATAAACTGACCAACCGTCTTATTCATGCCCCCACCAAATCCCTCCAGCAGGCCGCCGGCGACGGCGATGTGGAGCGGTTGCAATTATTACGCGACAGCCTCGGGCTGGATCAGCATTAG
- the prfA gene encoding peptide chain release factor 1, whose product MKPSIVAKLEALQERHEEVQALLGDAGVIADQDRFRALSREYAQLTDVSRCFLEWRQVQEDLETAEMMLDDPEMREMAQEELKQARATSEELEQQLQVLLLPKDPDDERSCFLEVRAGTGGDEAAIFAGDLFRMYSRYAESRRWRVEVMSANEGEHGGFKEVIAKVSGDGVYGQLKFESGGHRVQRVPETESQGRIHTSACTVAVMPEVPEAELPDINPGDLKIDTFRSSGAGGQHVNTTDSAIRITHLPTGIVVECQDERSQHKNKAKAMSVLGARIRAAEMAKRQQAEASTRRNLLGSGDRSDRNRTYNFPQGRVTDHRINLTLYRLDEVMEGKLDMLIQPIVQEYQADQLAALSAEQE is encoded by the coding sequence ATGAAGCCTTCTATTGTTGCCAAACTGGAAGCGTTACAAGAGCGCCATGAAGAAGTGCAGGCGCTGCTCGGCGATGCCGGCGTTATCGCCGACCAAGACCGGTTCCGCGCGCTGTCGCGAGAATACGCGCAGCTGACCGACGTCAGCCGCTGCTTCCTGGAATGGCGTCAGGTGCAGGAGGATCTGGAGACGGCAGAAATGATGCTGGACGATCCGGAAATGCGCGAGATGGCGCAGGAAGAGCTGAAACAGGCGCGGGCGACCAGCGAAGAGCTGGAGCAGCAACTGCAGGTCTTGTTGCTGCCGAAAGATCCGGACGATGAGCGCAGCTGCTTCCTCGAAGTGCGCGCCGGCACCGGTGGCGATGAGGCGGCGATCTTCGCCGGCGATCTGTTCCGCATGTACAGCCGCTATGCGGAAAGCCGCCGCTGGCGTGTCGAAGTGATGAGCGCCAACGAAGGCGAGCACGGCGGCTTCAAGGAAGTGATCGCCAAAGTCTCTGGTGACGGCGTGTACGGCCAGCTGAAGTTTGAATCCGGTGGCCACCGCGTGCAGCGCGTGCCGGAAACCGAATCCCAGGGGCGCATTCACACCTCCGCCTGCACCGTGGCGGTGATGCCGGAAGTGCCGGAAGCCGAGCTGCCGGACATCAACCCGGGCGATCTGAAAATCGATACCTTCCGCTCCTCCGGCGCCGGCGGTCAGCACGTTAACACCACCGACTCGGCGATCCGCATCACCCACTTGCCGACCGGCATCGTGGTGGAGTGCCAGGACGAACGTTCACAGCACAAAAACAAAGCCAAGGCGATGTCGGTGCTGGGCGCGCGCATTCGCGCCGCCGAGATGGCCAAGCGCCAGCAGGCCGAGGCGTCCACTCGCCGCAACCTGCTGGGCAGCGGCGATCGTTCCGACCGCAATCGCACCTACAACTTCCCGCAGGGGCGGGTGACCGACCACCGCATCAACCTGACGCTCTACCGCCTGGACGAAGTGATGGAAGGTAAACTGGACATGCTGATCCAACCGATCGTGCAAGAGTATCAGGCCGACCAGCTGGCTGCGCTGTCCGCCGAGCAAGAGTGA
- the prmC gene encoding peptide chain release factor N(5)-glutamine methyltransferase encodes MDYQHWLKAAAARLTHSDSARRDAEILLGFVTGKARTFLMAFGETVLTPQQQQQLETLLARRERGEPVAYLVGEREFWSLPLSVSPATLIPRPDTECLVELALARLPPQPCHFLDLGTGTGAIALALASERPDCSAIGVDVQPEAVALAQHNAHKLKIDNVRFLQGSWFTPVAGQRFALIASNPPYIDAADPHLSQGDVRFEPDSALVAADQGLADLAAIVRQAPHHLQPQGWLLLEHGWQQGESVRALLQAAGFSAVATHRDYGDNDRVTLGQWPG; translated from the coding sequence ATGGACTATCAACACTGGCTGAAAGCTGCCGCCGCGCGTTTGACCCACAGCGACAGCGCCCGGCGTGACGCGGAAATCCTGTTGGGTTTCGTGACCGGCAAGGCCAGAACCTTCCTGATGGCGTTCGGTGAAACCGTGTTGACGCCGCAGCAGCAACAGCAGCTGGAGACGCTGTTGGCGCGCCGTGAACGCGGTGAGCCGGTGGCTTATCTGGTGGGCGAGCGCGAGTTTTGGTCGCTGCCGCTGTCGGTTTCGCCCGCAACGCTAATCCCGCGCCCGGATACCGAATGCCTGGTGGAACTGGCGCTGGCGCGTCTGCCGCCGCAGCCTTGCCACTTCCTCGATCTCGGCACCGGCACTGGCGCCATCGCGCTTGCGCTAGCCAGCGAGCGCCCGGATTGCTCGGCAATTGGCGTCGATGTGCAGCCAGAGGCGGTCGCGCTGGCGCAGCACAATGCGCACAAGCTGAAGATCGACAATGTCCGATTTTTACAGGGCAGTTGGTTTACGCCCGTGGCAGGGCAGCGCTTCGCGCTGATCGCCAGTAATCCACCCTATATCGACGCCGCCGATCCGCATTTGTCGCAGGGCGACGTGCGCTTCGAGCCCGACAGCGCGCTGGTCGCCGCCGATCAGGGTCTGGCGGATCTGGCCGCCATCGTGCGTCAGGCGCCGCACCATTTGCAGCCCCAGGGCTGGCTGCTGTTGGAACATGGCTGGCAGCAGGGCGAGAGCGTGCGCGCGCTGCTGCAGGCCGCCGGATTTTCCGCTGTCGCCACCCACCGTGATTACGGCGACAACGATCGCGTGACGCTCGGCCAATGGCCGGGATAA
- a CDS encoding SirB2 family protein, with product MTAYTALKHFHLLTVAISITLFVLRFFWQWRRSPIMDRRWVKVAPHLNDTLLFVSGIALVVTFGFYPLLGMDSWLTEKLFGVIIYILLGYVALGKKTKSQRLRTVAFALALGCLYLIIKLATTKIPFLMGYL from the coding sequence ATGACTGCATACACCGCGTTGAAACATTTCCATTTGCTGACGGTCGCCATCAGTATTACCTTGTTTGTGCTGCGTTTCTTTTGGCAGTGGCGCCGCTCGCCGATCATGGATCGCCGCTGGGTCAAGGTAGCGCCGCACCTGAACGACACGCTGCTGTTCGTCAGCGGCATCGCGCTGGTGGTGACGTTCGGGTTTTATCCGCTGCTGGGTATGGACTCATGGCTGACCGAGAAGCTGTTTGGCGTTATTATCTATATCCTGCTTGGCTACGTCGCATTGGGCAAGAAGACCAAAAGTCAACGGCTGCGAACCGTGGCGTTCGCGCTGGCGTTGGGCTGCCTGTACCTGATAATTAAACTTGCCACGACGAAAATACCGTTTCTGATGGGATACCTATGA
- the sirB1 gene encoding invasion regulator SirB1 produces MSSIADFEFNTSPLSEGVILVSQSVRRDFPAADVERKLQQLVDEARAVVPTDITQEQQLDALIELFYKTWGFGGASGVYRLSDAIWLDKVLEGRQGTPVSLGTIFLHIANALDLPLLPVIFPTQLILRADWLDEELWLINPLNGETLSEHQLEVWIKGNLGLGAELEDDDLDESENIMVVRKMLDTLKAALMEEKQLEMALRTSETVLCFDPEDPYEIRDRGLIYAQLECNHIAISDLNYFVEQCPEDPVSEVIKVQIHSIEPKQVTLH; encoded by the coding sequence ATGAGTAGCATTGCTGATTTTGAATTTAACACCTCCCCGCTGAGCGAAGGGGTGATCCTGGTGTCGCAGTCGGTGCGGCGCGATTTCCCGGCCGCCGACGTGGAGCGCAAGCTGCAACAGCTGGTGGACGAAGCGCGCGCGGTAGTGCCGACCGATATCACTCAGGAGCAGCAATTGGATGCGCTCATCGAACTGTTTTACAAGACCTGGGGATTCGGCGGCGCCAGCGGTGTGTACCGCCTGTCGGACGCCATCTGGCTGGATAAGGTGCTGGAAGGGCGGCAAGGCACGCCGGTTTCGCTCGGCACCATCTTCCTGCACATCGCCAACGCGCTGGATTTGCCGCTGTTGCCGGTGATTTTCCCTACTCAGCTGATCCTGCGCGCCGACTGGCTGGACGAAGAGCTGTGGCTGATCAACCCGCTGAACGGCGAAACCCTGAGCGAGCATCAGCTGGAAGTGTGGATCAAGGGTAACCTGGGGTTGGGCGCCGAGCTGGAAGACGACGACCTCGACGAGTCGGAGAACATCATGGTGGTGCGCAAGATGCTCGATACGCTGAAGGCCGCCCTGATGGAAGAAAAACAGCTGGAAATGGCGCTGCGCACCAGCGAAACGGTGCTGTGCTTCGATCCGGAAGATCCCTACGAAATCCGCGACCGCGGGCTGATTTACGCCCAGCTGGAGTGCAACCATATCGCGATTTCCGATCTCAACTATTTTGTCGAGCAGTGTCCTGAAGACCCGGTCAGCGAAGTGATCAAAGTTCAGATCCATTCGATTGAGCCGAAACAGGTGACGCTGCATTAA